CCCCAACCTACAAAAGGGTTGTTTTATTCAAAAAAGGGTACGGCACCCTTGCACTGCTTTGACTGATTCACAAGCGCACCCGCGCAAATTTATTGAAGGCAACAAGTCTACTTTATACCGTCAAAAATAGGCAAATAGTTCTTACTTAAAACCTTTTTTACATCTTGTGGGCTGGAGGCCTCTTGGCTAATTTGATTGCTGGTGAAATTCAATATAGCCATAATTATTAACAATAATTTGATGAAGCGCTTTACAAACTTTTTTTCTGAATTGGGCGAAGCGACGCTGCTATTTTGGGCGGTGCTGAAAGCGTTGCCACGAATTTTTCGTGATAGAACGCTGGTTTTGGCCCAGATGTCGCACATCGGCGTAGACTCGCTGCCGCTGGTTTTGCTGGTTTCTATTTTCACGGGCGCGATAGCTGCGTGGCAAGCGGCGTACCAAATGAAAGGCTTGGCGCCGCTGAGCCTTGTTGGTGGAATCACAAGTCGTGTGATTATTATCGAGCTTGGGCCGGTGCTCACAGGAATTATCATTGCAGGGCGCGTTGGGGCGTCGATTGCCGCTGAGCTTGGCACGATGAAAGTCACCGAGCAGATCGACGCGCTTGAAATCATGGCCATCAGTCCGTCGCGTTATCTTGCGATGCCACGCATTCTTGCCACCACCATCATGATGCCAGTACTGGTCATTTTTGCTAATATCATCGCTATTGTTGGGGCGTTTATTGTCTCAAATATGTTTTTGGGCATCTCCAAGCAAGTTTTTTTCGATTCGCTCAAAACCTTTTTTTACACGGGTGATGTGGTTGGGGCGCTGGTGAAATCAGGCATTTTTGGTTTAATGACTTCGTTGGCCGGTTGCCATATTGGATTTCGAACCGATGGCGGCGCTGAAGGCGTTGGCATTTCCACTATTCGCAGCTTTGTGGTCTCTTCCGCCATGATTCTCATCGCCGACTATTTTCTTTGGTTTTTTCTTTTTTAAGCCGGCCAAAGTTGAGCGCCGTTTCTACTGAAGCGCGGATATTTCTGTTTAGGAAAAATTTTAAAATGAAATTTTAGCCGAAATGGGCTTGGTCGCACCTGCCAGCAAATTGAGCGGAGAAGCACCTTTGGCGTGCATGGCTTGAAAAAGCGTGATTGGCAAGCGATTGCCTACTTGCACATACGCTTCAAATGCCGGATAGCCAGTCGTGCGTCCCTCAAAAAGTGCAGAGCGCTCATCAAACGAAAGGGTGAGATGGTTGGCTATAATAGGCAATATCGGGAGCGCCTTCAACACAGGGATTCTTCGCGGTGGCGCGTAGCCGCAGGCTGAGGAAATTTTTTTCGGCCTTGATTTCTGCAAATTGCATTTGCGTGTTTGGCGCTCGGCGCAAACAGGTTACTTGTCCCTCATAGCAAAGCAATTCAACCGTAATGCCCGTGCGGTGAAATTCCTTCCACGCCGGCGGGTTGTGCTGAAAATCCACGAGCACAAGCGACTGCATTCTGACGCTGGCATCCAAATCGGAAGAAAAGTCGCGATTATCGGAAAGAAAACAGCCGCTCCAAGGAAATGGTCCCAAAATGCTCACCTGGCCTTTATAAGCTCCTGCCGGAACAACACGAGCATTTGTGGTTTGCGCAGGAATAAACGCGTTGATCCAAATCGCAATGAGTTGTTCGGTTTCTGGGATGCGTTCGCTGTAAATTTCACTCAGTGCTGTGGCGAGCTCTGGCATGAAAAAAATTCCTCTAAGTGCTTAAAAATTTTACGTTTCGCTTCATTTTTGTTCGCTCTAAAATAGGGCAAAAAACGATAAGTTTTGGGCTAAGTTTTTGTGTTTTTGCTCAAAAAGCAGTATGAACAAGGTGGCTTTTTCGTGTTGCAGTGGAGCGGTTTGAGGCAATCATTTTCAGAGAAAAATTTTTCCAAAATTAAACGCGCCAAACATTTTAGGGCAACCGAAAAAATGCTTACAATACTGAGTTACGTGGGAATCTATATTAGGAATTTTTCTCACTCATAGATAAGTTAACTTATTTGAGTTTTTTCAAAAACGGCACGCCTAACAAAAC
Above is a window of Chloroherpeton thalassium ATCC 35110 DNA encoding:
- a CDS encoding MlaE family ABC transporter permease — protein: MKFNIAIIINNNLMKRFTNFFSELGEATLLFWAVLKALPRIFRDRTLVLAQMSHIGVDSLPLVLLVSIFTGAIAAWQAAYQMKGLAPLSLVGGITSRVIIIELGPVLTGIIIAGRVGASIAAELGTMKVTEQIDALEIMAISPSRYLAMPRILATTIMMPVLVIFANIIAIVGAFIVSNMFLGISKQVFFDSLKTFFYTGDVVGALVKSGIFGLMTSLAGCHIGFRTDGGAEGVGISTIRSFVVSSAMILIADYFLWFFLF